CGACATCGACCACTTCGGCAACCGTCGTATCCGCAGCGTCGGCGAGCTCATCCAGAACCAGGTCCGTACGGGTCTGGCTCGTATGGAGCGCGTCGTGCGCGAGCGCATGACGACCCAGGACGTCGAGGCGATCACGCCGCAGACCCTGATCAACATCCGGCCGGTCGTCGCCTCCATCAAGGAGTTCTTCGGCACCAGCCAGCTGTCCCAGTTCATGGACCAGAACAACCCGCTGTCGGGTCTGACGCACAAGCGTCGTCTCAACGCCCTCGGCCCGGGTGGTCTGTCCCGTGAGCGGGCCGGCTTCGAGGTCCGTGACGTGCACCCGTCCCACTACGGACGCATGTGCCCGATCGAGACCCCCGAAGGCCCGAACATCGGTCTGATCGGTTCGCTCGCCTCCTACGGCCGCGTCAACGCGTTCGGTTTCGTGGAGACGCCGTACCGCCGGGTCACCGACGGTGTCGTCACCGACGAGGTCGACTACCTGACGGCCGACGAAGAGGACCGGTTCGTCATCGCGCAGGCCAACGCCACGCTCGACGACGACCTGCGCTTCACCGAGAACCGCGTCCTGGTCCGCCGCCGTGGCGGTGAGGTCGACTACGTCCCCGGTGACGACGTGGACTACATGGACGTCTCGCCGCGCCAGATGGTGTCGGTCGCGACCGCCATGATCCCGTTCCTCGAGCACGACGACGCCAACCGTGCCCTCATGGGCGCGAACATGATGCGTCAGGCCGTGCCGCTCATCAAGAGCGAGGCCCCGCTCGTCGGCACCGGCATGGAGTACCGCTCCGCCGTCGACGCCGGCGACGTGGTCAAGGCCGAGAAGGACGGTGTGGTCCAGGAGGTCTCCGCGGACTACATCACCACGACCAACGACGACGGCACGTACATCACGTACCGCCTGGCCAAGTTCTCCCGCTCCAACCAGGGCACCTCGGTCAACCAGAAGGTCATCGTCAACGAGGGCGACCGGATCATCACCGGTCAGGTCCTCGCCGACGGCCCGGCCACCGAGAACGGCGAGATGGCCCTGGGCAAGAACCTGCTCGTGGCGTTCATGCCGTGGGAGGGTCACAACTACGAGGACGCGATCATCCTGTCGCAGCGCCTCGTGCAGGACGACGTCCTCTCCTCGATCCACATCGAGGAGCACGAGGTCGACGCCCGTGACACCAAGCTCGGCCCCGAGGAGATCACCCGGGACATCCCGAACGTCTCCGAGGAGGTCCTCGCCGACCTCGACGAGCGCGGCATCATCCGTATCGGTGCCGAGGTCGTCGCCGGTGACATCCTCGTCGGCAAGGTCACGCCCAAGGGTGAGACCGAGCTGACGCCGGAGGAGCGCCTGCTGCGCGCGATCTTCGGTGAGAAGGCCCGTGAGGTCCGTGACACCTCGCTGAAGGTGCCGCACGGCGAGATCGGCAAGGTCATCGGCGTCCGCGTCTTCGACCGTGAAGAGGGCGACGAGCTGCCGCCGGGCGTGAACCAGCTGGTTCGGGTCTACGTGGCGCAGAAGCGCAAGATCACGGACGGTGACAAGCTCGCCGGCCGTCACGGCAACAAGGGTGTCATCTCCAAGATCCTGCCCATCGAGGACATGCCGTTCCTCGAGGACGGGACCCCGGTCGACATCATCCTCAACCCGCTGGGTGTGCCGTCCCGAATGAACCCGGGACAGGTGCTGGAGATCCACCTCGGCTGGCTCGCCAGCCGCGGCTGGGACGTCTCCGGTCTCGGCGAGGACTGGGCGCAGCGGCTCCAGGGCATCGGCGCCGACCAGGTCGCCCCGGGTACCAACGTGGCCACCCCGGTCTTCGACGGTGCGCGTGAGGACGAGCTCGCGGGCCTGCTGAACCACACCATCCCGAACCGCGACGGCGAGCGCATGGTGCTCCCGACCGGTAAGGCGCGGATGTTCGACGGCCGTAGCGGTGAGCCGTTCCCGGACCCGATCTCGGTCGGCTACATGTACATCCTGAAGCTGCACCACCTGGTCGACGACAAGCTGCACGCCCGCTCGACCGGTCCGTACTCGATGATCACCCAGCAGCCGCTGGGTGGTAAGGCCCAGTTCGGCGGTCAGCGCTTCGGTGAGATGGAGGTGTGGGCGCTGGAGGCTTATGGCGCCGCTTACGCCCTCCAGGAGCTGCTGACGATCAAGTCCGACGACGTCACCGGCCGCGTGAAGGTCTACGAGGCCATCGTCAAGGGCGAGAACATCCCCGAGCCTGGCATCCCCGAGTCCTTCAAGGTGCTCATCAAGGAGATGCAGTCTCTCTGCCTGAACGTGGAGGTGCTGTCCAGTGACGGTATGTCCATCGAGATGCGCGACACCGACGAGGATGTCTTCCGCGCTGCGGAGGAGCTCGGTATCGACCTGTCCCGGCGTGAGCCGAGCAGCGTCGAAGAGGTCTGACGGGAGTTCGGCAGGGCTCACGACGTTGAGCCCTGCCGGCCCCGGGACCCCCGTATCAGACCCCAAGACTTACAACCCTGAGAGGGATTGACGCATAGTGCTCGACGTCAACTTCTTCGACGAGCTCCGGATCGGTCTGGCTACCGCTGACGACATCCGTCAGTGGAGCCACGGCGAGGTCAAGAAGCCCGAGACGATCAACTACCGCACGCTCAAGCCCGAAAAGGACGGACTCTTCTGCGAGAAGATCTTCGGTCCGACCCGGGACTGGGAGTGCTACTGCGGCAAGTACAAGCGTGTCCGCTTCAAGGGCATCATCTGTGAGCGCTGCGGCGTCGAGGTGACCCGCGCCAAGGTGCGTCGTGAGCGGATGGGCCACATCGAGCTCGCCGCTCCCGTCACGCACATCTGGTACTTCAAGGGTGTCCCGAGCCGTCTGGGCTACTTGCTCGACCTGGCTCCCAAGGACCTCGAGAAGGTCATCTACTTCGCGGCGTACATGATCACGTACGTCGACGACGAGCGCCGTACGCGTGACCTGCCCTCGCTGGAGGCGCATGTCTCCGTCGAGCGTCAGCAGATCGAGAACCGTCGCGACTCCGACCTCGAGGCCCGCGCCAAGAAGCTCGAGACCGACCTGGCCGAGCTCGAGGCCGAGGGTGCCAAGGCCGATGTGCGCCGCAAGGTGCGCGAAGGCGCCGAGCGTGAGATGAAGCAGCTGCGCGACCGTGCCCAGCGCGAGATCGACCGCCTCGACGAGGTGTGGGCCCGCTTCAAGAACCTCAAGGTCCAGGACCTCGAGGGCGACGAGCTGCTCTACCGCGAGCTGCGTGACCGCTTCGGCACGTACTTCGACGGTTCGATGGGTGCCGCGGCGCTTCAGAAGCGCCTGGAGTCCTTCGACCTCGACGAGGAGGCCGAGCGTCTCCGCGAGATCATCCGTACCGGCAAGGGCCAGAAGAAGACCCGTGCGCTCAAGCGCCTGAAGGTCGTCTCCGCGTTCCTCCAGACCAGCAACAGCCCCAAGGGCATGGTGCTGGACTGCGTGCCGGTCATCCCGCCGGACCTTCGCCCGATGGTGCAGCTGGACGGTGGCCGCTTCGCGACCTCCGACCTGAACGACCTGTACCGCCGTGTGATCAACCGGAACAACCGCCTGAAGCGCCTTCTCGACCTCGGTGCGCCCGAGATCATCGTGAACAACGAGAAGCGCATGCTCCAGGAGGCCGTCGACGCCCTCTTCGACAACGGTCGTCGTGGTCGCCCGGTCACCGGTCCCGGTAACCGCCCGCTGAAGTCCCTCAGCGACATGCTGAAGGGCAAGCAGGGTCGATTCCGTCAGAACCTGCTCGGCAAGCGTGTGGACTACTCCGCGCGTTCCGTGATCGTCGTCGGTCCGCAGCTGAAGCTGCACCAGTGCGGTCTGCCGAAGGCGATGGCGCTGGAGCTCTTCAAGCCGTTCGTGATGAAGCGCCTGGTCGACCTGAACCACGCGCAGAACATCAAGAGCGCGAAGCGCATGGTGGAGCGCGGCCGCACGGTCGTGTACGACGTCCTCGAAGAGGTCATCGCCGAGCACCCGGTTCTGCTGAACCGTGCGCCCACCCTGCACCGCCTCGGCATCCAGGCCTTCGAGCCGCAGCTGGTCGAGGGCAAGGCCATCCAGATCCACCCGCTCGTCTGCACCGCGTTCAACGCGGACTTCGACGGTGACCAGATGGCCGTCCACCTGCCGCTCTCCGCGGAGGCGCAGGCCGAGGCCCGCATCCTGATGCTGTCCTCGAACAACATCCTCAAGCCCGCCGACGGCCGTCCGGTGACGATGCCGACCCAGGACATGGTCCTCGGTCTGTTCTTCCTCACCACCGACGGCGAGCTGCGTGACACCAAGGGCGAGGGCCGCGCGTTCGGCTCCACGGCCGAGGCGATCATGGCGTTCGACGCCGGCGAGCTCGCGCTCCAGTCGGCGATCGACATCCGCTTCCCGGTGGGCACCATCCCGCCGCGCGGCTGGACCCCGCCGGCCCGCGAAGAGGGCGAGCCGGAGTGGCAGCAGGGTGACACCTTCCGCCTGCGGACGACCCTGGGCCGCGCGCTCTTCAACGAGCTGCTGCCCGAGGACTACCCGTTCGTCGACTACTCGGTGGGCAAGAAGCAGCTCGGCGAGATCGTCAACGACCTCGCGGAGCGCTACCCCAAGGTCATCGTGGCGGCGACGCTCGACAACCTGAAGGCGGCCGGCTTCTACTGGGGCACCCGCTCCGGTGTCACCGTGGCCATCTCCGACGTCGTCGTGCCCGAGGCCAAGAAGGCCATCGTCAAGGGCTACGAGGAGCTGGACGAGAAGGTCCAGAAGCAGTACGAGCGCGGTCTGATCACCAAGGAAGAGCGCACGCAGGAGCTCATCGCGATCTGGACCAAGGCGACCAACGAGGTCGCCGAGGCGATGAACGCGAACTTCCCCAAGACGAACCCCATCTTCATGATGGTTGACTCGGGTGCCCGAGGAAACATGATGCAGATGCGGCAGATCGCCGGTATGCGTGGTCTGGTGTCGAACGCGAAGAACGAGACCATCCCGCGTCCGATCAAGGCCTCGTTCCGTGAGGGCCTGTCCGTCCTCGAGTACTTCATCTCGACGCACGGTGCCCGTAAGGGTCTGGCCGACACCGCCCTGCGTACCGCCGACTCGGGTTACCTGACCCGTCGTCTGGTGGACGTCTCGCAGGACGTCATCATCCGCGAGGAGGACTGTGGCACCGAGCGCGGTCTGAAGCTGCGGATCGCCTCGCACGACGAGGCCGGCGTGCTGCGCAAGGCCGAGGACGTCGAGACCAGCGTCTACGCCCGCATGCTCGCCGAGGACGTCGTCATCGACGGCAAGGTGATCGCGCCGGCCAACGTGGACCTGGGCGACGTGCTCATCGACCAGCTGGTGCGCCACGGTGTCGAGGAGGTCAAGACCCGTTCGATCCTGACCTGTGAGTCCCAGGTCGGCACCTGCGCCATGTGCTACGGCCGCTCGCTGGCCACCGGCAAGCTGGTCGACATCGGTGAGGCGGTCGGCATCATCGCCGCCCAGTCCATCGGTGAGCCCGGTACCCAGCTGACGATGCGTACCTTCCACACCGGTGGTGTGGCCGGTGACGACATCACCCAGGGTCTGCCGCGTGTCGTCGAGCTCTTCGAGGCCCGTACCCCGAAGGGTGTCGCCCCGATCTCCGAGGCCCAGGGCCGCGTGCGGATCGAGGAGACCGAGAAGACCAAGAAGATCGTCATCACGCCGGACGACGGCAGCGACGAGACGGCGTTCCCGATCTCGAAGCGCGCCCGTCTCCTGGTCAGCGAGGGCGAGCACGTCGAGGTGGGCCAGAAGCTCACCGTGGGTGCCACCAACCCGCACGACGTGCTGCGCATTCTGGGTCAGCGTGCCGTCCAGGTCCACCTGGTCGGCGAGGTCCAGAAGGTCTACAACTCGCAGGGTGTGTCGATCCACGACAAGCACATCGAGATCATCATCCGGCAGATGCTGCGCCGGGTGACGATCATCGAGTCCGGCGACGCCGAGCTGCTGCCCGGCGAGCTCGTCGAGCGCTCGAAGTTCGAGGTCGAGAACCGTCGTGTGGTGCAGGAGGGCGGTCACCCGGCCTCCGGTCGTCCGCAGCTCATGGGTATCACCAAGGCCTCGCTGGCCACGGAGTCCTGGCTGTCGGCGGCGTCCTTCCAGGAGACGACCAGGGTTCTGACGGACGCGGCGATCAACGCCAAGTCCGACTCCCTGATCGGCCTCAAGGAGAACGTCATCATCGGTAAGCTCATCCCGGCCGGTACGGGTCTGTCCCGCTACCGCAACATCCGGGTCGAGCCGACCGAGGAGGCCAAGGCCGCGATGTACTCGGCCGTCGGCTACGACGACATCGACTACTCGCCGTTCGGCACGGGCTCCGGCCAGGCCGTTCCGCTGGAGGACTACGACTACGGTCCGTACAACCAGTAAGGCGTACGTCTGAAGTACCGAAGGGCGGTCACCCCGTTGCGTGCGGGGTGGCCGCCCTTCGGCGTGTCCTGGGGCAGGCACTGTCCGGGGGCAGGGCCTAGCGGCCGGTCAGTTCCCAGGCGGTGACGGCGACCGTCGCGAGGGCGGCCAGGGCGCCGATGCTGGCGAGCGGCCAGCGGGAGCGTTCCAGGGCGTCGAGGCGCTGTTCGTGGTCGGCGATCTGTTTGTCGGTCTGGTCGCTGCGCTGGACCAGCAGGGCGAGCGAGCCGTCGACGCGGGCGAAGCCGGCCTCGACGGTGCCGCGCAGCCGCTCCAGTTCCAGGGCCACGGCGGCCGGGTCGGAGAAGGGTTCGTTCACGCGGCGCTCTTTTCGCTGGGCTTTTCGCCGTCTCCTGCGTCGGCTGTGGTGTCCGTGCGCAGCCACGAGGGCAGCAGGGTCTGCACGGCGGGCAGGGCCATGACCCTGGTCACGCCGGCGGCGGCGGTGAGCGCCGCGGCGACCCAGGGCAGGGTGCCGGGGATGCCGGCGGCGTCGACGACCGTCGGCAGCAGGACGCACAGGCCGACAGCGGTCTGGAGAACGGTACGGAGGGTGCGCTTGGCGGCCTCTGACATCGGGAGCCTCGATTCTCAGGAGCTGTACGGGACCTTCAGCGCCGCCCAGGACTTGGCGCCCGGCCAGCCGTCGGCGGAGGAGCCGGTGTAGCCGAGCTTGCGCTGCCACTTGGCGTAGGAGAGCCGGTCGGCCTCGGTCCACTGCGGGCCGGGGCCGGAGGTGTAGGCGGAGCAGCCGACGGCGACCAGGCGCTTGCCCAGCGCGGTGACGATCGCCGACTTCGGGTTCTTGCGGAACCAGGCGGCGCCGGGGAAGGGCTGGTACTGCGGCTTGCCGGTGCCGGTGCCGGTGCCGGTGCCGGTGCCGGTGCTCGGAGTGGTCGGCTTGCCCAGCCGGGTCGCGACCCTGGCGCGGAAGTCGGCCATCGCGAAGCCACGCGGGTCGATCTTCGTGCTGGTCCACTCCTTGTGGCCGATCACGGAGGCGGCCGACCAGCCGTGCGCCCGGCACAGGGCGGCGGAGGCGCGGACCATGGCTTCCAGCTGGACGTCCGGCCAGGGGTCCTTGCCGTCGCCGAGGTTGACGCACTCGAAGCCGTAGAAGTGGACGTTGCCGTCCGTGTCGTTCTCGTTCGGCGCGGGCAGCGCCTTCTCGGCGACGACGGCCCTCAGGACGTCGCCGTCGCCGCTTCCCGCGTGGTTGGCGCGGCCGTTGCCGACGAGGTGGACCGTGCCGTCCTTGGCGATCACGCCGTGGCAGAGGGGGCCCGGCAGGGCGGAGTGGCCGTTGAAGCACAGGCTCACGCTGTTGCTGGTGCCCGAGGTGACGGTGTGGTGGACGATCACGCCGTTGACCGGGCCCCAACTGCCCTTCTGGTTTCGGTTGTTGGTGCGCCAGCCGGAGTGCTCGACGACGGTGACGCCCTCGGCCCGCAGTGCGGACACGAGGGCGTCGGCGGAGAGGGGGTTGGCCATGGTGATGCCTCCCTGGGGAGTGTTCGGGCATGAGAAAACCCCGGCCGGCGGGGGAGCGGCTCGGGGTGGCGGGGGTGGTTCTCGTGTCGGTGCGGTGGCCTCAGACCATGGTGGGGTCGCCGTCGGTGCTGGTGCTGGTGCTGGTGCTGGTGCTGGT
The sequence above is a segment of the Streptomyces asoensis genome. Coding sequences within it:
- the rpoB gene encoding DNA-directed RNA polymerase subunit beta — protein: MAASRNASIANTNNAASTAPLRISFAKIREPLEVPNLLALQTESFDWLLGNDAWKGRVEAALESGQDVPTKSGLEEIFEEISPIEDFSGSMSLTFRDHRFEPPKNSIDECKDRDFTYAAPLFVTAEFTNNETGEIKSQTVFMGDFPLMTNKGTFVINGTERVVVSQLVRSPGVYFDSSIDKTSDKDIFSAKVIPSRGAWLELEIDKRDMVGVRIDRKRKQSVTVLLKALGWTTEQILEEFGEYESMRATLEKDHTQGQDDALLDIYRKLRPGEPPTREAAQTLLENLYFNPKRYDLAKVGRYKVNKKLGGEAPLNAGVLTVEDVIATIKYLVKLHAGETETVGESGRSIMVETDDIDHFGNRRIRSVGELIQNQVRTGLARMERVVRERMTTQDVEAITPQTLINIRPVVASIKEFFGTSQLSQFMDQNNPLSGLTHKRRLNALGPGGLSRERAGFEVRDVHPSHYGRMCPIETPEGPNIGLIGSLASYGRVNAFGFVETPYRRVTDGVVTDEVDYLTADEEDRFVIAQANATLDDDLRFTENRVLVRRRGGEVDYVPGDDVDYMDVSPRQMVSVATAMIPFLEHDDANRALMGANMMRQAVPLIKSEAPLVGTGMEYRSAVDAGDVVKAEKDGVVQEVSADYITTTNDDGTYITYRLAKFSRSNQGTSVNQKVIVNEGDRIITGQVLADGPATENGEMALGKNLLVAFMPWEGHNYEDAIILSQRLVQDDVLSSIHIEEHEVDARDTKLGPEEITRDIPNVSEEVLADLDERGIIRIGAEVVAGDILVGKVTPKGETELTPEERLLRAIFGEKAREVRDTSLKVPHGEIGKVIGVRVFDREEGDELPPGVNQLVRVYVAQKRKITDGDKLAGRHGNKGVISKILPIEDMPFLEDGTPVDIILNPLGVPSRMNPGQVLEIHLGWLASRGWDVSGLGEDWAQRLQGIGADQVAPGTNVATPVFDGAREDELAGLLNHTIPNRDGERMVLPTGKARMFDGRSGEPFPDPISVGYMYILKLHHLVDDKLHARSTGPYSMITQQPLGGKAQFGGQRFGEMEVWALEAYGAAYALQELLTIKSDDVTGRVKVYEAIVKGENIPEPGIPESFKVLIKEMQSLCLNVEVLSSDGMSIEMRDTDEDVFRAAEELGIDLSRREPSSVEEV
- a CDS encoding DNA-directed RNA polymerase subunit beta'; translation: MLDVNFFDELRIGLATADDIRQWSHGEVKKPETINYRTLKPEKDGLFCEKIFGPTRDWECYCGKYKRVRFKGIICERCGVEVTRAKVRRERMGHIELAAPVTHIWYFKGVPSRLGYLLDLAPKDLEKVIYFAAYMITYVDDERRTRDLPSLEAHVSVERQQIENRRDSDLEARAKKLETDLAELEAEGAKADVRRKVREGAEREMKQLRDRAQREIDRLDEVWARFKNLKVQDLEGDELLYRELRDRFGTYFDGSMGAAALQKRLESFDLDEEAERLREIIRTGKGQKKTRALKRLKVVSAFLQTSNSPKGMVLDCVPVIPPDLRPMVQLDGGRFATSDLNDLYRRVINRNNRLKRLLDLGAPEIIVNNEKRMLQEAVDALFDNGRRGRPVTGPGNRPLKSLSDMLKGKQGRFRQNLLGKRVDYSARSVIVVGPQLKLHQCGLPKAMALELFKPFVMKRLVDLNHAQNIKSAKRMVERGRTVVYDVLEEVIAEHPVLLNRAPTLHRLGIQAFEPQLVEGKAIQIHPLVCTAFNADFDGDQMAVHLPLSAEAQAEARILMLSSNNILKPADGRPVTMPTQDMVLGLFFLTTDGELRDTKGEGRAFGSTAEAIMAFDAGELALQSAIDIRFPVGTIPPRGWTPPAREEGEPEWQQGDTFRLRTTLGRALFNELLPEDYPFVDYSVGKKQLGEIVNDLAERYPKVIVAATLDNLKAAGFYWGTRSGVTVAISDVVVPEAKKAIVKGYEELDEKVQKQYERGLITKEERTQELIAIWTKATNEVAEAMNANFPKTNPIFMMVDSGARGNMMQMRQIAGMRGLVSNAKNETIPRPIKASFREGLSVLEYFISTHGARKGLADTALRTADSGYLTRRLVDVSQDVIIREEDCGTERGLKLRIASHDEAGVLRKAEDVETSVYARMLAEDVVIDGKVIAPANVDLGDVLIDQLVRHGVEEVKTRSILTCESQVGTCAMCYGRSLATGKLVDIGEAVGIIAAQSIGEPGTQLTMRTFHTGGVAGDDITQGLPRVVELFEARTPKGVAPISEAQGRVRIEETEKTKKIVITPDDGSDETAFPISKRARLLVSEGEHVEVGQKLTVGATNPHDVLRILGQRAVQVHLVGEVQKVYNSQGVSIHDKHIEIIIRQMLRRVTIIESGDAELLPGELVERSKFEVENRRVVQEGGHPASGRPQLMGITKASLATESWLSAASFQETTRVLTDAAINAKSDSLIGLKENVIIGKLIPAGTGLSRYRNIRVEPTEEAKAAMYSAVGYDDIDYSPFGTGSGQAVPLEDYDYGPYNQ
- a CDS encoding peptidoglycan-binding protein, which encodes MANPLSADALVSALRAEGVTVVEHSGWRTNNRNQKGSWGPVNGVIVHHTVTSGTSNSVSLCFNGHSALPGPLCHGVIAKDGTVHLVGNGRANHAGSGDGDVLRAVVAEKALPAPNENDTDGNVHFYGFECVNLGDGKDPWPDVQLEAMVRASAALCRAHGWSAASVIGHKEWTSTKIDPRGFAMADFRARVATRLGKPTTPSTGTGTGTGTGTGKPQYQPFPGAAWFRKNPKSAIVTALGKRLVAVGCSAYTSGPGPQWTEADRLSYAKWQRKLGYTGSSADGWPGAKSWAALKVPYSS